A region from the Papio anubis isolate 15944 chromosome 6, Panubis1.0, whole genome shotgun sequence genome encodes:
- the CDKN1A gene encoding cyclin-dependent kinase inhibitor 1 — protein MSEQAGSVRPNPCGSKACRRLFGPVDSEQLSRDCDALMAGCIQEARERWNFDFVTETPLEGDFAWERVRGLGLPKLYLPTGPRRGRDELGGGRRPGTSPALLQGTAEEDHVDLSLSCTLVPRSGEQPEESPGGPGDSQGRKRRQTSMTDFYHSKRRLIFSKRKP, from the exons ATGTCAGAACAGGCTGGCAGTGTCCGTCCGAACCCATGCGGCAGCAAGGCCTGCCGCCGCCTCTTCGGCCCAGTGGACAGCGAGCAGCTGAGCCGCGACTGTGATGCGCTAATGGCGGGCTGTATCCAGGAGGCCCGTGAGCGATGGAACTTCGACTTTGTCACCGAGACACCACTGGAGGGTGACTTCGCCTGGGAGCGTGTGCGGGGCCTTGGCCTGCCCAAGCTCTACCTTCCCACAGGGCCCCGGCGGGGTCGCGATGAGTTGGGAGGAGGCAGGCGGCCTGGCACCTCGCCTGCTCTGCTGCAGGGCACAGCAGAGGAAGACCATGTGGACCTGTCGCTATCTTGTACCCTTGTGCCTCGCTCAGGGGAGCAGCCTGAAGAGTCCCCAGGTGGACCTGGAGACTCTCAGGGTCGAAAACGGCGGCAGACCAGCATGACAG ATTTCTACCACTCCAAACGCCGGCTGATCTTCTCCAAGAGGAAGCCCTAA
- the RAB44 gene encoding ras-related protein Rab-44 isoform X2 — METGQRTSRKVRKLGSSRRRQTREPADGEDAEVAPEPESWSSQAAAELQAFFQDCGAKERGFVTREDLAVAKFSFLGSKEESEMIFDWVDVERKGHLSLEEFSSGLKNIFGSSQSSHRLRRRKPLPSKRVSATTSFPALEEADAEEKEAFLAFIEQLGTGHLLPKQTEIWQLWGQLRQEEPQLAGNLAGFLAKMTSRLQEAQADKEALELTLKKCDSDHHRKVQQLYEEMEQQIRQEKQQLQAESDSRGLALTSQMQDVLEAKEREVQRLAEGQRELEAQLSHLRSTHQEAASENQQLREAKRDLAGRLEEVQGQLQVTRGRLDAARGRVSWQVEEKLSVPGVGEKTPDPRAVSPEEAPLPGLFGDNDDWDQLLSNFGSPPHGALQLCWSPPPTPRAASGPQTPRVVRQISISEPQALLFGQEPSSDPDGAPRTPPGVPFGAKDSKGVDPDEQDISAEQPVEPHNLDPNQEPGSTPEGRLLWGLSGSLVAPAFKVLIPLEDGPPPPPQAPAGSSKQIQASDPDDKDPGSWAPPRGAQPGAGAGPTQTPPTMTEPETQPGPSPTTAFTGVGPAKPPRQRDTLQQNLHATGSEPRPGAQRARALTLGPTEPFQGLEFVGPLPTERLEQGHAGPVVQEGLPEGLREAHGRVLRLDELPALPHQGLEEEPRSEEGKQEGRGEQDLSSEQSVEAHGLETAHSQLPQQDSLLASLPSATPQAQVEAEAPAPGKPAPPRGSPPGGAQPGAGAGPKEPTRTPPTMVEQEAQPRPSLMTAHAEEQGPRHSGEPRAESRLDEPGTDSREAGLTPSPGDPMAAGEPQANPDYLFHVIFLGDSNVGKTSFLHLLHQNSFATGLTATVGRRVGWGGHPSPGKQDGL; from the exons ATGGAGACAGGACAGAGAACATCTCGAAAAGTCCGGAAGCTGGGCTCCAGCCGGcggcggcagacaagagagccGGCTGATGGTGAAGATGCTGAGGTGGCCCCAGAGCCAGAGTCTTGGTCCTCTCAGGCAGCGGCAGAACTACAGGCCTTCTTCCAGGACTGCGGTGCCAAGGAGAGGGGCTTTGTCACCCGCGAGGACCTGGCG GTGGCCAAGTTCAGCTTCCTGGGCAGCAAGGAGGAGTCAGAGATGATCTTCGACTGGGTGGACGTGGAGCGGAAGGGACATCTGTCACTTGAAGAATTCAGCTCTGGACTCA AAAACATCTTTGGCTCCAGCCAGAGCTCCCACAGGCTCCGCAGAAGGAAGCCACTGCCCTCTAAGCGGGTGTCTGCTACCACCAGTTTCCCGGCTCTGGAGGAGGCCGATGCTGAGGAGAAGGAGGCGTTCCTTGCCTTCATAGAGCAGCTGGGGACTGGACACTTACTTCCCAA gcagACAGAAATCTGGCAGCTGTGGGGGCAGCTGCGGCAGGAGGAGCCCCAGCTGGCAGGCAACCTGGCAGGCTTTCTGGCCAAGATGACCAGCCGCCtgcaggaggcccaggcagacaaGGAGGCCTTGGAGCTGACCCTGAAGAA GTGTGACTCTGACCACCACCGCAAGGTCCAGCAGCTCTATGAGGAGATGGAGCAGCAGATCCGccaggagaagcagcagctgcaggccgag AGCGACTCTCGGGGCCTGGCCCTCACCTCCCAGATGCAGGACGTCCTAGAAGCCAAGGAGCGCGAGGTGCAGCGACTAGCTGAGGGCCAGAGGGAG CTGGAGGCCCAGCTCTCCCACCTCAGGAGCACACATCAGGAGGCTGCCTCAGAGAACCAGCAGCTGCGGGAGGCCAAGCGTGACCTGGCCGGGCGGCTGGAGGAGGTGCAGGGGCAGCTGCAGGTGACCAGGGGGCGCCTGGACGCCGCCAGGGGCCGGGTGTCCTGGCAGGtggaggagaaactgag TGTTCCTGGAGTGGGTGAGAAGACCCCAGACCCTCGGGCTGTCTCCCCTGAGGAGGCCCCCCTGCCTGGGCTATTTGGGGACAATGATGACTGGGACCAGCTCCTGAGCAACTTTGGCAGCCCTCCGCACGGAGCCCTGCAGCTCTGCTGGAGCCCGCCCCCGACCCCAAGAGCCGCCTCAGGCCCCCAGACACCCCGTGTGGTCAGGCAGATCTCCATCTCGGAGCCACAGGCTTTACTATTTGGTCAGGAGCCATCTTCAGATCCAGATGGGGCTCCAAGGACCCCCCCTGGGGTGCCTTTCGGCGCCAAGGACAGTAAAGGGGTGGACCCAGATGAGCAGGACATTAGTGCAGAGCAGCCTGTGGAACCGCACAACCTGGACCCCAACCAGGAGCCGGGGTCCACCCCCGAGGGCCGCCTCCTCTGGGGTCTCTCAGGAAGCCTGGTGGCACCTGCATTCAAAGTGCTCATTCCTTTGGAGGATgggccccctccccctccccaggccccagcTGGGTCCAGCAAACAGATCCAGGCCTCAGACCCAGATGACAAGGACCCTGGGTCTTGGGCTCCTCCCAGGGGGGCTCAGCCTGGGGCTGGAGCAGGACCCACACAAACCCCTCCCACCATGACTGAGCCGGAAACCCAGCCCGGACCCTCGCCCACAACTGCCTTCACAGGAGTGGGCCCAGCCAAGCCGCCCAGGCAGAGAGATACCCTCCAGCAGAACCTGCATGccactggctctgagccaagACCGGGGGCCCAGAGGGCCAGAGCCCTCACCCTGGGGCCAACTGAGCCCTTCCAGGGCCTGGAGTTTGTGGGTCCGCTGCCCACAGAGAGGTTGGAGCAGGGCCACGCAGGCCCAGTGGTGCAGGAGGGCCTTCCTGAGGGGCTAAGAGAAGCTCATGGCCGGGTCCTTAGGCTGGATGAGCTGCCTGCCCTCCCCCACCAGGGGCTAGAAGAGGAACCCAGGTCTGAGGAAGGAAAACAAGAGGGCCGAGGTGAACAGGACCTCAGTTCAGAGCAGTCAGTTGAGGCTCACGGCCTGGAAACTGCGCATTCGCAACTCCCCCAGCAAGATTCTCTGCTTGCTTCTCTCCCATCTGCCACACCACAGGCTCAGGTGGAAGCAGAAGCCCCCGCTCCTGGAAAACCGGCACCTCCAAGGGGCTCTCCTCCCGGAGGGGCTCAGCCTGGGGCTGGAGCAGGACCCAAGGAACCCACGCGAACCCCTCCCACCATGGTTGAGCAGGAAGCCCAACCCAGGCCATCCCTCATGACTGCTCACGCGGAAGAACAAGGCCCCCGTCACTCCGGGGAACCAAGGGCAGAGAGCAGGCTTGACGAACCAGGAACGGACTCCAGGGAGGCTGGGCTGACCCCATCCCCGGGAGACCCCATGGCTGCAGGGGAACCCCAGGCCAACCCTGATTACCTCTTCCATGTCATCTTCCTGGGAGACTCCAACGTGGGCAAAACATCCTTCCTGCACCTGCTGCACCAGAATTCCTTCGCCACCGGCTTGACAGCTACCGTGG
- the RAB44 gene encoding ras-related protein Rab-44 isoform X1 — translation METGQRTSRKVRKLGSSRRRQTREPADGEDAEVAPEPESWSSQAAAELQAFFQDCGAKERGFVTREDLAVAKFSFLGSKEESEMIFDWVDVERKGHLSLEEFSSGLKNIFGSSQSSHRLRRRKPLPSKRVSATTSFPALEEADAEEKEAFLAFIEQLGTGHLLPKQTEIWQLWGQLRQEEPQLAGNLAGFLAKMTSRLQEAQADKEALELTLKKCDSDHHRKVQQLYEEMEQQIRQEKQQLQAESDSRGLALTSQMQDVLEAKEREVQRLAEGQRELEAQLSHLRSTHQEAASENQQLREAKRDLAGRLEEVQGQLQVTRGRLDAARGRVSWQVEEKLSVPGVGEKTPDPRAVSPEEAPLPGLFGDNDDWDQLLSNFGSPPHGALQLCWSPPPTPRAASGPQTPRVVRQISISEPQALLFGQEPSSDPDGAPRTPPGVPFGAKDSKGVDPDEQDISAEQPVEPHNLDPNQEPGSTPEGRLLWGLSGSLVAPAFKVLIPLEDGPPPPPQAPAGSSKQIQASDPDDKDPGSWAPPRGAQPGAGAGPTQTPPTMTEPETQPGPSPTTAFTGVGPAKPPRQRDTLQQNLHATGSEPRPGAQRARALTLGPTEPFQGLEFVGPLPTERLEQGHAGPVVQEGLPEGLREAHGRVLRLDELPALPHQGLEEEPRSEEGKQEGRGEQDLSSEQSVEAHGLETAHSQLPQQDSLLASLPSATPQAQVEAEAPAPGKPAPPRGSPPGGAQPGAGAGPKEPTRTPPTMVEQEAQPRPSLMTAHAEEQGPRHSGEPRAESRLDEPGTDSREAGLTPSPGDPMAAGEPQANPDYLFHVIFLGDSNVGKTSFLHLLHQNSFATGLTATVGVDFRVKTLLVDNKCFVLQLWDTAGQERYHSMTRQLLRKADGVVLMYDITSQESFGHVRYWLDCLQDAGSDGVVILLLGNKMDCEEERQVSTEAGQQLARELGVSFGECSAALESGLEPVVNLARSLRMQEEGLKGSLVEVTPKKQPKKFGCCS, via the exons ATGGAGACAGGACAGAGAACATCTCGAAAAGTCCGGAAGCTGGGCTCCAGCCGGcggcggcagacaagagagccGGCTGATGGTGAAGATGCTGAGGTGGCCCCAGAGCCAGAGTCTTGGTCCTCTCAGGCAGCGGCAGAACTACAGGCCTTCTTCCAGGACTGCGGTGCCAAGGAGAGGGGCTTTGTCACCCGCGAGGACCTGGCG GTGGCCAAGTTCAGCTTCCTGGGCAGCAAGGAGGAGTCAGAGATGATCTTCGACTGGGTGGACGTGGAGCGGAAGGGACATCTGTCACTTGAAGAATTCAGCTCTGGACTCA AAAACATCTTTGGCTCCAGCCAGAGCTCCCACAGGCTCCGCAGAAGGAAGCCACTGCCCTCTAAGCGGGTGTCTGCTACCACCAGTTTCCCGGCTCTGGAGGAGGCCGATGCTGAGGAGAAGGAGGCGTTCCTTGCCTTCATAGAGCAGCTGGGGACTGGACACTTACTTCCCAA gcagACAGAAATCTGGCAGCTGTGGGGGCAGCTGCGGCAGGAGGAGCCCCAGCTGGCAGGCAACCTGGCAGGCTTTCTGGCCAAGATGACCAGCCGCCtgcaggaggcccaggcagacaaGGAGGCCTTGGAGCTGACCCTGAAGAA GTGTGACTCTGACCACCACCGCAAGGTCCAGCAGCTCTATGAGGAGATGGAGCAGCAGATCCGccaggagaagcagcagctgcaggccgag AGCGACTCTCGGGGCCTGGCCCTCACCTCCCAGATGCAGGACGTCCTAGAAGCCAAGGAGCGCGAGGTGCAGCGACTAGCTGAGGGCCAGAGGGAG CTGGAGGCCCAGCTCTCCCACCTCAGGAGCACACATCAGGAGGCTGCCTCAGAGAACCAGCAGCTGCGGGAGGCCAAGCGTGACCTGGCCGGGCGGCTGGAGGAGGTGCAGGGGCAGCTGCAGGTGACCAGGGGGCGCCTGGACGCCGCCAGGGGCCGGGTGTCCTGGCAGGtggaggagaaactgag TGTTCCTGGAGTGGGTGAGAAGACCCCAGACCCTCGGGCTGTCTCCCCTGAGGAGGCCCCCCTGCCTGGGCTATTTGGGGACAATGATGACTGGGACCAGCTCCTGAGCAACTTTGGCAGCCCTCCGCACGGAGCCCTGCAGCTCTGCTGGAGCCCGCCCCCGACCCCAAGAGCCGCCTCAGGCCCCCAGACACCCCGTGTGGTCAGGCAGATCTCCATCTCGGAGCCACAGGCTTTACTATTTGGTCAGGAGCCATCTTCAGATCCAGATGGGGCTCCAAGGACCCCCCCTGGGGTGCCTTTCGGCGCCAAGGACAGTAAAGGGGTGGACCCAGATGAGCAGGACATTAGTGCAGAGCAGCCTGTGGAACCGCACAACCTGGACCCCAACCAGGAGCCGGGGTCCACCCCCGAGGGCCGCCTCCTCTGGGGTCTCTCAGGAAGCCTGGTGGCACCTGCATTCAAAGTGCTCATTCCTTTGGAGGATgggccccctccccctccccaggccccagcTGGGTCCAGCAAACAGATCCAGGCCTCAGACCCAGATGACAAGGACCCTGGGTCTTGGGCTCCTCCCAGGGGGGCTCAGCCTGGGGCTGGAGCAGGACCCACACAAACCCCTCCCACCATGACTGAGCCGGAAACCCAGCCCGGACCCTCGCCCACAACTGCCTTCACAGGAGTGGGCCCAGCCAAGCCGCCCAGGCAGAGAGATACCCTCCAGCAGAACCTGCATGccactggctctgagccaagACCGGGGGCCCAGAGGGCCAGAGCCCTCACCCTGGGGCCAACTGAGCCCTTCCAGGGCCTGGAGTTTGTGGGTCCGCTGCCCACAGAGAGGTTGGAGCAGGGCCACGCAGGCCCAGTGGTGCAGGAGGGCCTTCCTGAGGGGCTAAGAGAAGCTCATGGCCGGGTCCTTAGGCTGGATGAGCTGCCTGCCCTCCCCCACCAGGGGCTAGAAGAGGAACCCAGGTCTGAGGAAGGAAAACAAGAGGGCCGAGGTGAACAGGACCTCAGTTCAGAGCAGTCAGTTGAGGCTCACGGCCTGGAAACTGCGCATTCGCAACTCCCCCAGCAAGATTCTCTGCTTGCTTCTCTCCCATCTGCCACACCACAGGCTCAGGTGGAAGCAGAAGCCCCCGCTCCTGGAAAACCGGCACCTCCAAGGGGCTCTCCTCCCGGAGGGGCTCAGCCTGGGGCTGGAGCAGGACCCAAGGAACCCACGCGAACCCCTCCCACCATGGTTGAGCAGGAAGCCCAACCCAGGCCATCCCTCATGACTGCTCACGCGGAAGAACAAGGCCCCCGTCACTCCGGGGAACCAAGGGCAGAGAGCAGGCTTGACGAACCAGGAACGGACTCCAGGGAGGCTGGGCTGACCCCATCCCCGGGAGACCCCATGGCTGCAGGGGAACCCCAGGCCAACCCTGATTACCTCTTCCATGTCATCTTCCTGGGAGACTCCAACGTGGGCAAAACATCCTTCCTGCACCTGCTGCACCAGAATTCCTTCGCCACCGGCTTGACAGCTACCGTGG GAGTAGATTTTCGGGTCAAAACCTTGCTGGTGGACAACAAGTGCTTTGTGCTGCAGCTCTGGGACACGGCTGGCCAAGAGAG GTACCACAGCATGACGCGGCAGCTGCTCCGCAAGGCTGATGGGGTAGTGCTCATGTACGACATCACCTCCCAGGAGAGCTTTGGCCACGTGCGCTACTGGCTAGACTGTCTCCAG